The Humulus lupulus chromosome 4, drHumLupu1.1, whole genome shotgun sequence genome has a window encoding:
- the LOC133829706 gene encoding cinnamoyl-CoA reductase CAD2-like isoform X1 produces MEKMIGEGKVVCVTGASGYIASWLVKLLLQRGYTVKASIRDLSDGKKTEHLVSLDGAKERLQLFKANLLEEGSFDSVVDDCECVFHTASPVLLTVKNPQEELIEPALNGTLNVLRSCAKVASLKRVVLTSSMAAVLLSGTPSTPDMIVDETCFSNPIYCKNLKLWYVLSKTLAEEAAWKFAKENGIDLISLNPGCVIGPLLQPITLNLIVEMILNLTKEATFPNMIPYWVDVRDTAMAHIHAFEMASASGRYCLVGYNIHMSETANILRQLYPTLTISNECEAYPLVEGAQVSKVKALTLGVKFTPLEVTLRDTIESLKEKGFLKI; encoded by the exons atggagaagatGATCGGAGAAGGGAAGGTGGTGTGTGTGACAGGAGCTTCCGGCTACATAgcctcatggctggtcaagctctTGCTACAACGTGGCTACACTGTCAAAGCTTCCATTCGTGATCTTA GTGATGGTAAGAAAACAGAACATTTGGTTTCACTTGATGGAGCTAAGGAAAGACTTCAACTGTTTAAAGCAAATTTATTGGAAGAAGGATCCTTTGACTCTGTGGTTGATGATTGTGAATGTGTTTTTCACACAGCATCCCCTGTGCTATTGACAGTAAAAAATCCACAG GAAGAACTGATTGAACCAGCATTGAATGGAACACTTAATGTTCTGAGGTCATGTGCAAAAGTGGCTTCTCTCAAGAGGGTGGTTTTAACATCTTCCATGGCTGCAGTATTATTGAGTGGGACACCATCCACTCCAGATATGATAGTTGATGAGACTTGCTTCTCAAATCCAATTTATTGTAAGAATTTAAAG CTTTGGTATGTGCTTTCAAAAACCTTAGCTGAAGAGGCTGCTTGGAAATTCGCCAAAGAAAATGGGATTGATTTGATTTCACTAAACCCAGGATGTGTGATTGGCCCATTACTACAACCAATAACTCTTAATTTAATTGTGGAAATGATTCTGAATCTTACAAAAG AAGCAACATTTCCCAACATGATTCCTTATTGGGTTGATGTTAGAGATACCGCAATGGCACACATTCATGCATTTGAGATGGCTTCAGCCAGTGGAAGATATTGTCTAGTTGGATACAATATACACATGTCTGAGACTGCAAACATTTTAAGACAACTCTATCCCACTTTGACCATTTCTAACGA ATGTGAAGCTTACCCTCTTGTGGAAGGAGCCCAAGTATCAAAGGTGAAAGCACTAACTTTGGGAGTTAAGTTCACACCATTGGAGGTGACTCTAAGGGACACTATTGAAAGTTTGAAGGAAAAGGGTTTCCTCAAAATTTAA
- the LOC133829706 gene encoding cinnamoyl-CoA reductase CAD2-like isoform X2, whose protein sequence is MEKMIGEGKVVCVTGASGYIASWLVKLLLQRGYTVKASIRDLSDGKKTEHLVSLDGAKERLQLFKANLLEEGSFDSVVDDCECVFHTASPVLLTVKNPQLWYVLSKTLAEEAAWKFAKENGIDLISLNPGCVIGPLLQPITLNLIVEMILNLTKEATFPNMIPYWVDVRDTAMAHIHAFEMASASGRYCLVGYNIHMSETANILRQLYPTLTISNECEAYPLVEGAQVSKVKALTLGVKFTPLEVTLRDTIESLKEKGFLKI, encoded by the exons atggagaagatGATCGGAGAAGGGAAGGTGGTGTGTGTGACAGGAGCTTCCGGCTACATAgcctcatggctggtcaagctctTGCTACAACGTGGCTACACTGTCAAAGCTTCCATTCGTGATCTTA GTGATGGTAAGAAAACAGAACATTTGGTTTCACTTGATGGAGCTAAGGAAAGACTTCAACTGTTTAAAGCAAATTTATTGGAAGAAGGATCCTTTGACTCTGTGGTTGATGATTGTGAATGTGTTTTTCACACAGCATCCCCTGTGCTATTGACAGTAAAAAATCCACAG CTTTGGTATGTGCTTTCAAAAACCTTAGCTGAAGAGGCTGCTTGGAAATTCGCCAAAGAAAATGGGATTGATTTGATTTCACTAAACCCAGGATGTGTGATTGGCCCATTACTACAACCAATAACTCTTAATTTAATTGTGGAAATGATTCTGAATCTTACAAAAG AAGCAACATTTCCCAACATGATTCCTTATTGGGTTGATGTTAGAGATACCGCAATGGCACACATTCATGCATTTGAGATGGCTTCAGCCAGTGGAAGATATTGTCTAGTTGGATACAATATACACATGTCTGAGACTGCAAACATTTTAAGACAACTCTATCCCACTTTGACCATTTCTAACGA ATGTGAAGCTTACCCTCTTGTGGAAGGAGCCCAAGTATCAAAGGTGAAAGCACTAACTTTGGGAGTTAAGTTCACACCATTGGAGGTGACTCTAAGGGACACTATTGAAAGTTTGAAGGAAAAGGGTTTCCTCAAAATTTAA
- the LOC133829708 gene encoding putative disease resistance RPP13-like protein 1 isoform X3: MVAELIGGALLSAFLDPLVEKLASEVKDFFKGKETILKLVKELNTTLSSAGLLLIDAEEKLIKDQRVKKWLDDLKDTIYAANDLVYKIDTEALRDKLESESQSGYTCCNKVLMKLIPTPLTPFDKTIKSEIGEILRKLKLLLENKDLGLKRIEKEKHPERLCAPLVEESDVYGRDDDRKTILNLLLSDDMSGDKFSVIPIVGMGGMGKTTLAQLVYNDEGVNQKFETKVWVTVGDESKLDKVMKKIIQKVDHYEKCEIEEQFEHLDKVKKVLAGKKFLVVLDDVWDEDRNCWEVLKSCFTTRSHIVASIMETESTHYLQRISFDKSWELFAKFASIDDLNSYEQLDNLEEIGRKIVDKCKGLPLAIKVLGGLLRGKKKREDWNDVLNNDIWELYERSSIGILPTLWLSYFYLPSHLKPCFAYCAIFPKDYEYKKEDMMLLWMAEGFLHPKQEKPIEKVGEEYFQDLISR, translated from the coding sequence ATGGTTGCTGAATTGATTGGAGGAGCGCTTCTCTCTGCTTTTCTGGATCCATTGGTGGAAAAGTTGGCTTCTgaggtgaaggacttcttcaaaggAAAAGAGACCATTCTTAAGCTGGTGAAGGAGTTGAATACCACCTTGTCCTCGGCTGGTCTACTGCTCATTGATGCTGAGGAGAAGCTGATCAAAGACCAAAGAGTCAAGAAGTGGCTTGATGATCTCAAGGACACCATTTATGCTGCAAATGACTTGGTTTATAAGATCGACACCGAAGCATTGCGAGACAAACTTGAAAGTGAATCTCAAAGCGGCTACACTTGTTGTAATAAGGTACTCATGAAACTCATCCCAACTCCTCTTACTCCTTTTGATAAGACAATAAAATCTGAGATAGGAGAGATCCTTCGAAAATTGAAACTTCTTTTAGAGAATAAAGATCTTGGTTTGAAACgtatagaaaaagaaaaacatcCAGAGAGATTATGTGCTCCTTTGGTAGAAGAATCAGATGTTTATGGAAGAGATGATGATAGAAAAACTATACTTAATTTGCTACTATCCGATGACATGAGTGGTGACAAATTTTCTGTGATTCCTATAGTGGGAATGGGTGGTATGGGGAAGACAACTCTTGCTCAACTCGTGTACAATGATGAAGGAGTCAACCAAaagtttgaaaccaaagtgtgggtTACTGTGGGAGATGAGAGTAAACTAGATAAAGTAATGAAGAAAATTATCCAAAAGGTGGACCATTATGAAAAATGTGAAATCGAAGAGCAGTTTGAGCATTTAGATAAAGTAAAGAAGGTTTTGGCTGGGAAGAAGTTTCTTGTGGTtcttgatgatgtttgggatgagGATCGTAATTGTTGGGAGGTCTTGAAAAGTTGTTTTACAACTCGTAGTCATATTGTTGCATCGATTATGGAAACTGAGTCAACTCATTACCTACAAAGAATATCGTTTGACAAAAGTTGGGAGTTATTTGCCAAATTTGCCTCAATTGATGATCTCAACTCGTACGAGCAGTTAGATAATCTCGAAGAAATTGGTAGAAAAATTGTTGATAAATGTAAGGGTCTTCCTTTAGCAATAAAGGTACTTGGTGGTCTTTTACGTGGTAAAAAAAAAAGGGAGGATTGGAATGATGTGTTAAACAATGATATATGGGAGCTGTACGAGAGAAGTAGTATTGGAATTCTTCCAACTTTGTGGTTGagttatttttatttaccttcacATTTGAAACCATGTTTCGCTTATTGTGCCATATTCCCAAAAGATTATGAGTACAAAAAAGAAGACATGATGCTATTATGGATGGCTGAAGGTTTTCTACATCCTAAGCAAGAGAAGCCAATTGAAAAGGTTGGAGAAGAGTACTTCCAAGATCTAATCTCGAGGTAA
- the LOC133829708 gene encoding putative disease resistance RPP13-like protein 1 isoform X1 yields the protein MHDLVHDLAMFVSGEFCLAVNDTKISKCTSKVRHLSFRQEGQVAGPMKFEDLSITNKGLCTFLLLWKRGHCPYSMEHLLELLLSTRGCLRVLSIADGYMTKLPDSIGKLKYLKFLELDFCMIKEIPSTICDLYNLETLLLERCYSVTRLPNNIGNLMKLRHFCIPFVLVEMPLQFGLMKNLQTLNKFVVGKNKNSGIKLLKEFQDLHGTLTIWGLENICSVEDVLEANLKNKKFLKLHFKWDDRHEHDDLEREKEILGALEAHENLKEFNVHGYKGSSFPSWIGDHLFSNLTMVKLEDCKNCIFLPSLGQLPALKDLSIQHFYSVVRIDSEFYHSATSVGSSAANTKPFRSLERLSFENMTELQEWSFIEGGVFPRLKFLDFFNCKRLKVSLLPHYFPSLRELVIDTCEKLMPLLKTRADPLMDSSFPSLEILQIARCDGQELLLEGGLPTSLKDFVIQSCKNLVAIDNECFQHLNSLENLQIGECSQLRRWPNELPTSLSDLVIFGCKLLKPRLQRDISNNINVTILEYEHDTTKDDLYTSSRWYYILLFLTPNCLHYLCSITLAI from the coding sequence ATGCATGACCTTGTTCATGATTTAGCTATGTTTGTCTCTGGTGAATTTTGTTTGGCAGTGAATGATACCAAAATTTCCAAGTGTACAAGCAAGGTTCGTCATTTGTCATTTAGGCAGGAGGGTCAAGTTGCTGGCCCTATGAAATTTGAAGATTTGTCTATAACTAATAAGGGTTTGTGCACCTTCTTATTGCTGTGGAAAAGAGGGCATTGTCCCTATTCTATGGAGCACTTGCTTGAATTACTACTAAGCACAAGGGGTTGCTTAAGAGTGTTATCTATAGCAGATGGTTATATGACCAAGTTACCTGATTCAATAGGAAAATTGAAGTACTTAAAGTTCTTGGAGTTAGATTTTTGTATGATTAAAGAAATACCCAGTACAATTTGTGATTTGTATAATTTGGAGACATTATTGTTGGAGAGATGTTATAGTGTTACTAGACTACCAAATAACATAGGAAATTTAATGAAGTTGAGACATTTTTGTATTCCCTTTGTATTAGTAGAGATGCCATTACAGTTTGGTTTGATGAAAAATCTTCAAACGCTGAATAAGTTTGTTGTgggaaaaaataaaaattctgGGATCAAGCTATTAAAAGAGTTTCAAGATCTGCATGGGACTCTTACTATCTGGGGACTTGAAAATATTTGTAGTGTTGAGGATGTTTTGGAGGCAAACTTGAAGAACAAGAAGTTTCTAAAGCTACATTTCAAGTGGGACGATAGACATGAACATGATGACttggaaagagagaaagagatactTGGTGCACTCGAAGCTCATGAAAATTTGAAGGAATTCAATGTACATGGCTACAAAGGTAGCAGTTTTCCAAGTTGGATTGGAGATCATTTATTTTCTAATCTGACAATGGTGAAGCTAGAAGATTGTAAAAATTGTATCTTCTTGCCCTCACTGGGGCAGCTACCTGCTCTCAAAGACCTTTCCATTCAACATTTTTATAGTGTGGTGAGAATAGATTCAGAGTTTTATCATTCTGCcactagtgttggttcttctgcTGCAAACACAAAGCCATTCAGATCTTTGGAGAGATTGAGTTTCGAAAACATGACTGAGCTCCAAGAGTGGTCGTTTATCGAAGGTGGGGTTTTTCCTCGTCTCAAGTTTCTTGACTTTTTCAACTGTAAGAGACTCAAAGTGTCGTTGTTGCCTCATTATTTCCCCTCCTTGAGAGAGCTCGTAATAGATACATGTGAGAAACTAATGCCTTTACTCAAAACAAGGGCTGATCCATTAATGGACTCCTCATTTCCATCTCTTGAGATTTTGCAAATAGCTAGATGTGATGGACAGGAACTACTTCTAGAAGGGGGACTGCCTACGAGTTTAAAGGACTTTGTAATTCAGAGTTGCAAAAACCTTGTGGCCATAGACAATGAGTGCTTTCAACATCTCAACTCCCTTGAGAATTTGCAAATTGGCGAATGTAGTCAACTTCGACGTTGGCCAAATGAACTCCCTACTTCTCTTTCTGATCTGGTCATCTTCGGCTGTAAATTGCTGAAACCACGACTCCAGAGGGACATAAGTAATAATATCAATGTCACTATTCTAGAATATGAACATGATACTACTAAAGATGACCTCTACACCAGCTCCAGATGGTATTATATTTTACTCTTTCTTACTCCTAATTGTTTACACTATTTATGTTCAATAACTTTAGCTATCTGA
- the LOC133829708 gene encoding putative disease resistance RPP13-like protein 1 isoform X2 — protein sequence MHDLVHDLAMFVSGEFCLAVNDTKISKCTSKVRHLSFRQEGQVAGPMKFEDLSITNKGLCTFLLLWKRGHCPYSMEHLLELLLSTRGCLRVLSIADGYMTKLPDSIGKLKYLKFLELDFCMIKEIPSTICDLYNLETLLLERCYSVTRLPNNIGNLMKLRHFCIPFVLVEMPLQFGLMKNLQTLNKFVVGKNKNSGIKLLKEFQDLHGTLTIWGLENICSVEDVLEANLKNKKFLKLHFKWDDRHEHDDLEREKEILGALEAHENLKEFNVHGYKGSSFPSWIGDHLFSNLTMVKLEDCKNCIFLPSLGQLPALKDLSIQHFYSVVRIDSEFYHSATSVGSSAANTKPFRSLERLSFENMTELQEWSFIEGGVFPRLKFLDFFNCKRLKVSLLPHYFPSLRELVIDTCEKLMPLLKTRADPLMDSSFPSLEILQIARCDGQELLLEGGLPTSLKDFVIQSCKNLVAIDNECFQHLNSLENLQIGECSQLRRWPNELPTSLSDLVIFGCKLLKPRLQRDISNNINVTILEYEHDTTKDDLYTSSRCIRLGIPRIKKNNPY from the exons ATGCATGACCTTGTTCATGATTTAGCTATGTTTGTCTCTGGTGAATTTTGTTTGGCAGTGAATGATACCAAAATTTCCAAGTGTACAAGCAAGGTTCGTCATTTGTCATTTAGGCAGGAGGGTCAAGTTGCTGGCCCTATGAAATTTGAAGATTTGTCTATAACTAATAAGGGTTTGTGCACCTTCTTATTGCTGTGGAAAAGAGGGCATTGTCCCTATTCTATGGAGCACTTGCTTGAATTACTACTAAGCACAAGGGGTTGCTTAAGAGTGTTATCTATAGCAGATGGTTATATGACCAAGTTACCTGATTCAATAGGAAAATTGAAGTACTTAAAGTTCTTGGAGTTAGATTTTTGTATGATTAAAGAAATACCCAGTACAATTTGTGATTTGTATAATTTGGAGACATTATTGTTGGAGAGATGTTATAGTGTTACTAGACTACCAAATAACATAGGAAATTTAATGAAGTTGAGACATTTTTGTATTCCCTTTGTATTAGTAGAGATGCCATTACAGTTTGGTTTGATGAAAAATCTTCAAACGCTGAATAAGTTTGTTGTgggaaaaaataaaaattctgGGATCAAGCTATTAAAAGAGTTTCAAGATCTGCATGGGACTCTTACTATCTGGGGACTTGAAAATATTTGTAGTGTTGAGGATGTTTTGGAGGCAAACTTGAAGAACAAGAAGTTTCTAAAGCTACATTTCAAGTGGGACGATAGACATGAACATGATGACttggaaagagagaaagagatactTGGTGCACTCGAAGCTCATGAAAATTTGAAGGAATTCAATGTACATGGCTACAAAGGTAGCAGTTTTCCAAGTTGGATTGGAGATCATTTATTTTCTAATCTGACAATGGTGAAGCTAGAAGATTGTAAAAATTGTATCTTCTTGCCCTCACTGGGGCAGCTACCTGCTCTCAAAGACCTTTCCATTCAACATTTTTATAGTGTGGTGAGAATAGATTCAGAGTTTTATCATTCTGCcactagtgttggttcttctgcTGCAAACACAAAGCCATTCAGATCTTTGGAGAGATTGAGTTTCGAAAACATGACTGAGCTCCAAGAGTGGTCGTTTATCGAAGGTGGGGTTTTTCCTCGTCTCAAGTTTCTTGACTTTTTCAACTGTAAGAGACTCAAAGTGTCGTTGTTGCCTCATTATTTCCCCTCCTTGAGAGAGCTCGTAATAGATACATGTGAGAAACTAATGCCTTTACTCAAAACAAGGGCTGATCCATTAATGGACTCCTCATTTCCATCTCTTGAGATTTTGCAAATAGCTAGATGTGATGGACAGGAACTACTTCTAGAAGGGGGACTGCCTACGAGTTTAAAGGACTTTGTAATTCAGAGTTGCAAAAACCTTGTGGCCATAGACAATGAGTGCTTTCAACATCTCAACTCCCTTGAGAATTTGCAAATTGGCGAATGTAGTCAACTTCGACGTTGGCCAAATGAACTCCCTACTTCTCTTTCTGATCTGGTCATCTTCGGCTGTAAATTGCTGAAACCACGACTCCAGAGGGACATAAGTAATAATATCAATGTCACTATTCTAGAATATGAACATGATACTACTAAAGATGACCTCTACACCAGCTCCAGATG CATCCGACTTGGTATACCTCGCATAAAGAAGAATAAtccttattaa